The Kiritimatiellia bacterium genome contains a region encoding:
- a CDS encoding ATPase, T2SS/T4P/T4SS family: MVSSNSTDEPRISDPEREVLAADGTQETITEIVPEMLNPELVAELPLEWAETHLILPILYHGKIRVLMANPKDVAGLNHLASLLGIQPNPVLAPPDVVTHAIQQTYTALQELPHSFLGKLDKKGLSIPKKTASDEVADLLQTAESSPVIQLVNLILLEAVKSGASDIHVEPFESRLRVRYRIDGLLYELAKPPKDVEAALISRFKIMARMDISERRLPQDGVTRIRIGDREIDIRVSSVPVAEGERVVLRILNRDSTLLSLAELGMSDDIFKQWQALIRQPNGIILVCGPTGSGKTTTLYSSIQLLDYNTTNILTIEDPIEYQLPNINQIQVRPKIGLTFANGLRHILRQDPDVILVGEIRDFETAQIAVQSSLTGHLVFSTLHTNDTSSAVIRIMDMGVEPYLLAASLRGVMAQRLARRLCPQCRTPAALTANEQEILAPWKDKIDLEKMLAPAGCESCLAGYRGRVGLYELMIVDADIFEKLRARQSSCREIRELSIRNGMRSMWEDGLNKMAQGITSLNEIIRTIGVT, encoded by the coding sequence ATGGTGTCCTCTAATTCCACCGATGAGCCGCGCATTTCTGACCCTGAACGCGAAGTGCTGGCCGCGGATGGCACGCAGGAGACGATTACGGAGATTGTGCCCGAAATGCTGAATCCCGAGCTGGTGGCCGAACTCCCGCTTGAATGGGCGGAGACGCACCTTATATTGCCGATCCTGTATCACGGAAAAATTCGCGTATTAATGGCCAATCCCAAGGATGTTGCCGGATTGAATCATCTGGCTTCTCTTCTTGGTATTCAACCCAATCCCGTACTGGCACCACCCGATGTTGTGACTCATGCCATCCAACAAACTTACACCGCTTTACAAGAGTTGCCGCATTCTTTTCTGGGTAAGCTCGATAAAAAGGGATTATCCATTCCGAAAAAGACGGCTTCTGACGAGGTGGCGGATCTTCTGCAAACGGCCGAAAGCTCTCCTGTTATCCAGCTTGTGAACCTGATCCTGCTGGAAGCTGTCAAATCAGGCGCCTCAGATATTCATGTGGAACCATTTGAATCCCGGCTGCGCGTGCGTTATCGGATTGACGGCTTGCTCTATGAACTGGCTAAACCGCCAAAGGATGTTGAGGCGGCCTTAATTTCCCGTTTTAAAATCATGGCGCGTATGGATATTTCCGAACGACGCCTTCCACAGGATGGCGTTACGCGCATCCGGATTGGCGATCGGGAAATTGATATCCGGGTTTCCTCGGTGCCGGTGGCCGAAGGCGAACGGGTCGTTTTGCGTATTCTCAACCGCGATTCCACACTTCTCTCGCTGGCGGAACTTGGCATGTCGGATGATATTTTCAAACAATGGCAAGCTCTGATCCGGCAGCCCAACGGAATTATTCTTGTCTGTGGTCCGACCGGTTCCGGCAAGACAACCACGCTCTACAGCAGTATCCAATTGCTTGATTATAATACCACCAATATTCTTACCATTGAAGACCCGATTGAATATCAATTGCCGAATATTAACCAGATACAGGTGCGGCCCAAGATTGGTCTGACCTTTGCCAACGGTCTGCGGCATATCTTGCGCCAGGACCCCGATGTTATTCTGGTCGGCGAAATCCGCGACTTTGAAACCGCCCAGATTGCCGTGCAGTCCTCGCTTACAGGACATCTCGTTTTCAGCACATTGCATACCAACGATACTTCCAGTGCCGTGATCCGCATCATGGATATGGGGGTGGAACCGTATCTATTAGCAGCTTCTCTGCGCGGCGTAATGGCTCAGCGGTTGGCCCGCCGCCTATGTCCTCAATGCCGGACTCCGGCCGCGTTGACCGCCAATGAACAGGAGATATTGGCGCCGTGGAAAGATAAAATAGATCTGGAGAAAATGTTAGCTCCCGCCGGTTGTGAGTCTTGCCTGGCGGGATATCGCGGCCGGGTGGGATTGTATGAGCTTATGATCGTGGATGCGGATATTTTTGAAAAACTCCGGGCGCGCCAGAGCAGCTGCCGTGAAATCCGTGAATTATCAATTCGCAACGGCATGCGTTCCATGTGGGAAGACGGCCTTAATAAAATGGCTCAAGGGATAACCAGCTTGAATGAAATCATACGCACTATAGGGGTTACATAG
- a CDS encoding ankyrin repeat domain-containing protein, with amino-acid sequence MNETTAQNEKELWYFTRGGHDHGPFTSDELMDAANNGHIFPTDEVWNDEMDYKVKASEVEGLFKSTAARDELHQRILQAEHKIMRELRKSGLDKAFSSSRAAPHRVPFVDTLISLPGRIPASQRRINVKRILIIGVVMAFVAIAVFVITRRSALLPYSIIGGKDVVCLSLFEAVTRGNFNQVKANLALPENNVNVKNSDGWTPLHLAIMFNRLEISGLLLSHGADIQPADMVHGLTPLHLASYQGQTEIVDILLARGADVNARDASQATPLHKAALNGHAETLRRLLAKGADINAAQSDGCSVLHLAVGMRHKDAVAALLEKGAMPDTFNRGDQTPLQTAAIFGYKEIAELLIAKGANTHAMQKTTWATPLHLAAAHGQRDVCDLLLAKGVEINAKTRQDATPLLLAIVNGSEAVAGLLIERGADVKLGDKASRFPLLEAAKKTSCLLVQQLLDRGADPNVKDDLGWTPLHIAADGNNLELAGLLAARGADLNVMMAYHWTPLRLAVERGQTEIMVWLINKGADGNIGDYSKLIPLNAAVSAGKKNIVEILLSRATNINVNAVTTEGQSSLHAAAASGNQEMAVLLIAGGANLYLKDSAGRTPSDLARANGYPALAELLEPKTMKKQNGNAL; translated from the coding sequence ATGAATGAGACAACAGCGCAAAACGAAAAGGAACTCTGGTATTTTACCAGAGGCGGGCACGATCACGGGCCATTTACGAGCGACGAATTGATGGATGCCGCCAATAACGGCCATATTTTTCCAACTGATGAAGTGTGGAACGATGAGATGGACTATAAAGTGAAAGCTTCGGAGGTGGAAGGTTTATTCAAAAGCACGGCCGCCCGAGACGAACTCCATCAGCGCATCCTGCAGGCCGAACATAAAATTATGCGCGAGTTAAGGAAATCCGGGTTGGATAAAGCCTTTTCCAGCTCGCGCGCCGCACCGCACCGGGTTCCATTCGTGGATACGCTCATATCATTGCCGGGTCGTATTCCCGCCTCCCAACGTCGGATCAATGTTAAACGGATTTTGATCATCGGGGTTGTTATGGCTTTTGTTGCCATTGCGGTTTTTGTCATTACCAGGCGTTCAGCCCTGTTGCCTTATTCCATAATAGGAGGCAAAGATGTTGTCTGCCTATCTCTGTTTGAGGCCGTTACGCGCGGCAACTTTAACCAGGTTAAAGCGAATCTGGCATTGCCGGAAAATAATGTAAACGTTAAAAACTCAGACGGCTGGACGCCGCTGCATTTGGCCATTATGTTCAATCGTTTGGAAATCTCCGGGTTGTTGTTATCGCATGGAGCTGATATTCAGCCCGCAGATATGGTCCATGGGTTGACTCCTTTACACTTGGCCAGTTATCAAGGGCAGACGGAAATTGTTGACATCTTGTTGGCGCGCGGGGCGGATGTTAACGCCCGGGATGCGAGTCAGGCAACCCCGTTGCATAAAGCGGCGCTGAACGGTCACGCTGAAACTCTGCGCCGGTTGCTGGCCAAGGGCGCCGACATCAACGCCGCGCAGTCTGATGGCTGTTCGGTATTACATTTGGCCGTCGGTATGAGGCATAAGGATGCAGTCGCGGCGCTATTGGAAAAAGGGGCCATGCCTGATACGTTCAACCGTGGCGATCAAACGCCGCTTCAGACCGCCGCGATTTTTGGTTACAAGGAGATTGCCGAGCTGCTCATCGCCAAGGGTGCCAACACGCATGCCATGCAAAAAACAACATGGGCTACCCCGCTACATCTTGCGGCAGCCCATGGACAGCGGGATGTCTGCGATCTTTTATTGGCCAAAGGCGTTGAAATCAACGCAAAAACACGCCAAGATGCCACGCCGCTTCTGCTGGCCATCGTAAACGGCTCCGAGGCGGTTGCCGGCCTGTTGATTGAACGGGGCGCGGATGTCAAGCTTGGAGACAAGGCCAGCCGATTTCCGTTGTTGGAGGCCGCAAAAAAAACATCATGTTTACTTGTGCAACAGTTGCTTGACCGCGGAGCCGACCCAAATGTTAAAGATGACCTCGGCTGGACGCCGTTGCATATTGCCGCCGACGGCAACAATCTGGAATTGGCTGGATTATTGGCTGCCCGCGGTGCGGATTTAAACGTTATGATGGCCTATCATTGGACCCCATTGCGCTTGGCGGTAGAACGCGGTCAGACTGAAATAATGGTCTGGCTGATAAACAAAGGAGCAGACGGCAATATAGGTGATTATTCAAAGCTGATTCCGTTGAACGCGGCCGTGTCTGCGGGCAAAAAGAATATCGTGGAAATTCTCTTGTCCCGCGCGACCAATATCAACGTAAACGCGGTGACAACGGAAGGGCAAAGCTCATTACATGCGGCGGCGGCGAGCGGTAATCAGGAGATGGCCGTTTTGCTTATTGCCGGAGGAGCTAATCTTTATCTCAAGGATAGCGCCGGGCGGACGCCCTCCGACCTGGCCCGGGCCAATGGCTATCCGGCGTTGGCTGAGCTTTTGGAACCGAAGACTATGAAAAAACAAAACGGCAACGCGTTATGA